One genomic segment of Diceros bicornis minor isolate mBicDic1 chromosome 25, mDicBic1.mat.cur, whole genome shotgun sequence includes these proteins:
- the USP44 gene encoding ubiquitin carboxyl-terminal hydrolase 44 translates to MLTMDKCQHIGQLRLAQDHSILNPQKWHCVDCNTTESIWACLSCSHVACGRYIEEHALKHFQESSHPVALEVNEMYVFCYFCDDYVLNDNATGDLKLLRSTLSAIKSQNYHCTTRSGRVLQSMGTSDDSYFIHDATQSLLQNEDQMYTALWHRRRMLMGKIFRTWFEQSPIGRKRQEEQFREKIAAKTEVKKRRQELEYQVKAELENMPPRKSLRLQGLAQSTTVEIVPVQVPLPPPASPAKDKVLSTSEDVRFKKASDFSVKRRPIVTPGVTGLRNLGNTCYMNSVLQVLSHLLIFRQCFLKLDLNRWLAVTASDKTRSSYKHPPVKDTVYQMNEYQEKDTGSFRSRHPSLSSGLSGGASKSRKMELIQPREPSSQYISLCHELHILFQVMWSGKWALVSPFAMLHSVWRLIPAFRGYAQQDAQEFLCELLDKIQHELETTGTRLPALIPTSQRKLIKQVLNVVNNIFHGQLLSQVTCLACDNKSNTIEPFWDLSLEFPARYQCSGKDTASQPCLVTEMLAKFTETESLEGKIYMCDHCNSKRRRFSSKAVVLTEAQKQLMICHLPQVLRLHLKRFRWSGRNHREKIGVHVGFEEILNMEPYCCRESLKSLRPECFIYDLSAVVMHHGKGFGSGHYTAYCYNSEGGFWVHCNDSKLSVCTMDEVCKAQAYILFYTQRVAENGHSKLLPPELLSGSQHPNEEADTSSNEILS, encoded by the exons atgttaacaaTGGATAAGTGCCAACACATTGGTCAGTTGCGGCTTGCTCAAGACCATTCCATCCTCAACCCTCAGAAATGGCATTGTGTGGACTGCAATACAACTGAGTCGATTTGGGCTTGCCTTAGCTGTTCCCATGTTGCCTGTGGAAGATATATTGAAGAACATGCTCTCAAGCACTTTCAAGAAAGCAGTCATCCTGTTGCATTGGAGGTGAATGAGATGTATGTGTTTTGTTACTTTTGTGATGATTATGTTCTTAATGATAATGCAACTGGAGACCTGAAGTTACTACGAAGTACATTAAGTGCAATCAAAAGTCAAAATTATCACTGCACCACTCGTAGTGGAAGGGTTTTACAGTCTATGGGTACAAGTGATGATTCTTATTTCATACATGATGCCACCCAATCTTTGCTTCAAAATGAAGATCAAATGTATACTGCCCTTTGGCACAGGAGAAGGATGCTAATGGGTAAAATCTTTCGAACTTGGTTTGAACAATCACCCATTGGAAGAAAAAGGCAAGAAGAACAATTTCGGGAAAAAATAGCAGCAAAAACAGAAGTGAAGAAAAGACGGCAAGAATTAGAGTATCAAGTTAAAGCAGAATTGGAAAATATGCCTCCAAGAAAGAGTTTACGTTTGCAAGGTCTAGCCCAGTCCACCACAGTAGAAATAGTTCCTGTTCAAGTACCACTACCACCCCCAGCCTCACCAGCAAAAGATAAAGTATTATCTACCTCAGAAGATGTAAGATTTAAAAAAGCCAGTGACTTCTCAGTTAAACGAAGGCCAATAGTGACTCCTGGTGTAACAGGGTTGAGAAATTTGGGAAATACTTGCTACATGAATTCTGTTCTTCAAGTGTTGagtcatttacttatttttcgacagtgttttttaaaacttGATCTGAACCGATGGCTGGCTGTGACAGCTAGTGATAAGACAAGATCATCTTATAAGCATCCACCAGTCAAAGATACAGTAtatcaaatgaatgaataccAAGAAAAAGATACAGGATCTTTTCGCTCTAGACATCCAAGTTTATCATCAGGACTAAGCGGTGGAGCATCAAAGAGTAGAAAGATGGAACTTATTCAGCCACGGGAGCCAAGTTCCCAATACATTTCTCTCTGTCATGAATTGCATATTTTGTTCCAAGTCATGTGGTCTGGAAAGTGGGCCTTGGTCTCACCATTTGCTATGCTACACTCAGTGTGGAGACTAATTCCTGCTTTTCGTGGTTATGCCCAACAAGATGCTCAGGAATTTCTTTGTGAACTTTTGGATAAAATACAACATGAACTAGAGACAACTGGTACCAGGTTACCAGCTCTCATCCCCACTTCTCAAAGGAAACTTATCAAACAGGTTCTGAATGTTGTTAATAACATTTTTCATGGACAACTTCTTAGTCAg gTTACATGTCTTGCATGTGACAACAAATCAAATACCATAGAACCTTTCTGGGACTTGTCACTGGAATTTCCAGCAAGATACCAGTGCAGTGGAAAAGATACTGCTTCTCAGCCATGTCTGGTTACTGAAATGTTGGCCAAATTCACAGAAACTGAATCTTTAGAAGGAAAAATCTACATGTGTGATCATTGTAACT CAAAGCGTAGAAGGTTTTCCTCAAAAGCAGTTGTACTCACAGAAGCCCAAAAGCAGCTTATGATTTGCCACCTACCTCAGGTTCTCAGACTACATCTCAAACGATTCAG GTGGTCAGGACGTAACCACCGAGAGAAGATTGGTGTTCATGTTGGCTTTGAAGAAATCTTAAACATGGAGCCCTATTGCTGCAGGGAGTCCCTGAAATCCCTCAGACCAGAATGTTTTATCTATGACCTGTCTGCTGTAGTAATGCACCATGGGAAAGGATTTGGCTCAGGACACTACACTGCCTACTGCTATAATTCTGAAGGAG GGTTTTGGGTACACTGCAATGATTCCAAGCTAAGCGTGTGCACCATGGATGAAGTATGCAAGGCCCAAGCTTACATCTTGTTTTATACCCAGCGAGTTGCTGAGAATGGACATTCTAAACTCTTGCCTCCAGAACTCCTGTCTGGTAGCCAACATCCCAATGAAGAAGCTGATACCTCTTCTAATGAAATCCTTAGCTGA